The bacterium genome includes the window ACGGGCCAGCGCGGCTTTTTGTAATAAGCGTTGGCCTTCTTTTCGCTCGGGCAGTTAGCGGACGCCATGTCGCAATGCACCATCGCGCCGTTGCAGAGCGGCGCGCCGAGGAAGGGCGGCGTAATGATGCCGTCCTCGTCAGGATCGGGGAAAAGCGATGCGTCCGGGATCTTCCCCACTTCCACGCCGGGCTTGCTGATGCCGATGTCGATCTCGCCCCCACCGCCGGCGTACGGAGTGGGTTCTTCCTTCGGCGCAACGGCCGCGCCGACCACAGCTGGGGCTGTGGCAAGAGTATCGACCTTGGCCGTGGTCACAGCACCCGCGCCGACCGCGTCCGAAGTTGTAGCGAGAGTATCGACCTTGGCCGTGGTCACAGCGCCCGCGCCGAGCGCAGCCTCCGAGGTAGGCTCGCCCTGCTGCAGCAGCTCCGCACCTCCGACCACTGCGACATCCTCCGGGATCTTGACCTGTTCAGCAGGGATCTGAAGCTGTGGACCCTGCGGGGTCGCCGCTGCGCCCTGAACAACGGTGCTTGGCGCCTGCGGCGGGGCAACGGCAGCGGGCTGCTGCACGATCACTGCCCGGCTTGTCTGAGTCGGCTCAACCGGTTGCACGACAGCCGCCATCTTGTCTGTCTGCGCGGGCTCTACGACAGCGAGCGCCGAGACGCCTGCCGCCTGTTCGGAGAGCTCTATGGACGCGCGCGTCGGGATCGCCTGCGTGATATCGAAATCGGCCAGCTCTATCCTGTATTGCCCGTTCTTGAACGTGAACGAGAGCGGGATCGGAGTCAGCGGTTTATCCTGTTTCTTCGCATCGATCGCAGCGGCAAGCCCCGACACTGCGGCGACGTATGCGCTGCAGCCCGCGCCCGACAAGTTGGCAGAACAGAGGATCTCGCCCGGCACGATGCCTTCCACCTCCAGCGTGTTGAAGTCGGTCGACGGGACCACCACACCATCAGGCGGCTTGATCGTGTATGCGATGGAGAATTGCACGATATCGCGGCTGCGATCCCCCGCCACCACGGTGAGACCAAGAGGTTCGACATTAGCGACCACAGCCGGGATGCCCACGATCTCCTTCTGCTCCGGACTAACCTGCGGTTGAACCGCAAGTTCCGGTTGAGCTGTGACCTCCGGTTGAACTGTGACCTGCGGCTGAGCTGTGACCTCAGGCTGCGCTGTAGCCCGCGGCTGAACTGTGACCTGCGGCTGAACCGTGACCTGCGGCTGAACCGTGACCTGCGGCTGAACCGTGACCTGCGGCTGAACCGTGACCTGCGGCTCTGCTGTGACCTGAGGTTTCACCGGCACAACTGTCCGCAAACCAACCTGCGCAAACAGGGGACTGAAATCGAACAGCGAGGCGGCCAGGTTTGTCGCAGCAAGGACAGCGACGCACACGAGCGCCGGGCGCACGAAACGATTATTGAGATGCGCTTTGATCTTCATGACAGATGCCTCCGATTGAAAAAAAGGCAGAGAATACGACACCGCATAAGGAGCAATATTCGTACCATTATTCAGGGTCGATTTAAACAAATTTATTCGTGTTTAAGCATAGTTAGGCGATTTTAAGGTGTGTCGTATAACTAATTAGAAACACTGGGAAAAAGTAAAACAAAGTCCCCCCTCATCGCCATAGCCCGGCTGAGCGAAAGACAGTCCGGAAAATTCATTATGAGAAAACGTCAATACATTGACGAAGCTGCGAATATGGACAAAGGCGACCCCCTCTGTTATAGGGCGCGCATGCCATCCCAGAATCAGATGAGTTATATCGCGGTCGACGGACCGATCGGCGCGGGCAAGACCACGCTGGCAAAGATGCTATCCGAGGATATCGGCGCTCACCTCTGCCTCGAACCGGCTGAGAAGAACCCGTTCCTCGCCGAATTCTACAAGGACCGCCAGCGCAACGCGTTCAAGACCCAGATATTCTTCCTCCTCAACCGCTACCAGCAGCAGCTGGAGCTTCGCCAGCGCGACCTCTTCGCGCGCGAGCTCATATGCGACTACACCTTCGCAAAGGATCTGATCTTCGCGAAGGTGAACTTGAGCGAGGAAGAGCTGAAGCTCTACAATACGATATTCAACCTGCTGCGCGAACGGCTGCCCAAGCCGGATCTCGTGATCTACATGAAGGCCGACTCGAGCGTGCTGCTCTCGAGGATCAAAAAGCGCGGGGTGGATTACGAGCGCCCGATATCGCAGGAATACCTCGAACAGCTGACCGAGAGCTACAGCCGGTATTTCCTGGACTACGACGAGACTCCGCTATTGGTGGTGGACACGAGCCGGCAGAACTATCTGGAGAACGCCGAGGACTTCCAGAACATCAAGCGCGCGATCCTCTCGCACAAAGGCGGGACCGTGCATCTGATCGCAAGATCGTAGGTGAAACATTCCATGGCAAAAATTCGTATAACCGACATCGCGAAGAAATACCGCGCAGGCGAGAAGATCACGATGCTCACCGCCTACGACGCCACCGTGGCGAGGGTCGTGGACGAAGCGGGGATCGACATGATCCTCGTGGGCGACTCGCTCGGCATGGTGGTGCAGGGTCACGAAAGCACGATACCGGTGACGCTGGACGAGGTGATATACCACACCCGCTGCGCCGTGCGAGGCGCAGGCCGCGCCCTGGTGGTGGCCGACCTGCCCTTCATGAGCTACCAGGCCTCCAAGACGCAGGCGCTGCTCGCGGCGGGCCGTGCCATGAAGGAGGGTGCGGCGGGCGCGGTGAAGCTGGAAGGCGGTCTGGAGATGGCGGAGGCGGTCTCTCTCATGACCGCGGCCGGCATCCCGGTGATGGCGCACATAGGCCTCAGGCCTCAGCGCATCCACGCGATGGGCGGCTACAAGATCCAGGGCAAGACAGAGGGGGAGGCCGCGCTGCTCATAGAGGAAGCCCGCGCGTTCGAACGCGCGGGCGCGTTCTCGCTCGTGCTCGAAGGCGTGGCGATCGAAACCGCGCGCGAGATCACCGAGGCGGTGAACATCCCCACCATCGGCATCGGGTGCGGGCCTCACTGCTCAGGGCAGGTGCTCGTGATCTACGACATGCTGGGCCTCAACCCCACGTTCAGCCCCGCGTTCCTCAAGGTCTACGCGGACGGTCACCGCATGATCACCTCCGCCGTAAAGGACTACATCGACGAAGTGAAGGCCGGCCGCTTCCCTACGGAGGGGCACGGGTTCAAGAGAAATCGGCAACAATGAAGTCATTCCACACAGCGAGCGATATGCGCTCATGGTCGCGGCAGGAGAAGGCGGCCGGACGCCGGGTCGCGTTCGTGCCCACGATGGGCGCTCTGCACGAAGGCCATCTCTCGCTCATGCGCGAGGGAAAACGCCGAGCCCCCAGCCTCGCGGTCTCCATATACGTTAACCCCACCCAGTTCGGCCCGAACGAGGACTTCGGCAAATATCCCCGCGAGCTCAAGAGCGACCTGACGAAATGCGAGTCGACCGGCGTCGATGCGGTGTTTCTGCCGACGGACGGAGAGATGTATCCCGACGGATTCCAGACCTTCGTTACGGTCGAGGAGGTGACGAAGAACCTCTGCGGCGCCTCCAGACCCGAACATTTCAGAGGGGTCGCGACCGTGGTGGCTAAACTCTTCAACATCGTAGAGCCGGACGTCGCGCTCTTCGGCGAGAAGGACTTTCAGCAGCTGGTGGTCATACGCAGGATGGCGCAAGACCTCCGCATCCCCGTCGAGATAGCCGGCTGCCCCATCGTGCGCGAGCCCGACGGCCTGGCCATGAGCTCGCGCAACAAGTACCTCTCCCCTGCGGAGCGCATGAGCGCGCTCTCGCTCCACTGTTCGCTCGGTGCGGCGGTTGAGATGGCGAAGTCCGGCGAAAGCTCCGCGGAGAGGATCATATCGAAAGTCCGCGAAACGATCGAATGCGACGGCGGCGTCCGCATCGACTACGCGAAGATCGTGGACTCCGAGACGATGGAGGACGTGGTCGAGATAAAGCGCCCCGCGCTGCTGGCCCTGGCCGCCTTCGTCGGCCGGACGCGACTGATAGACAACGTTCTCCTCCCGTGAGGCCATATGAATATCCGCTCGTCGATCCCGATTTTGATCGCCGCTATCCTGCTTTCAGCGGCCGATTGCAACGCCGCCCCTGCGCCGGCCGTCAACCTCGCCGTCCTTCCGGAGGACGGCGCGACGCAGATCATCAAAATCATCTCCGAAGCGAGCTCCGGCATCGACTTCGTGGCGCACCGCTTCGAAGAGGGACCAATAGCCGACGCGCTGGCGGCTGCCGCCGCGCGAGGCGTGCGCGTGCGGGTGATGCTGGACAAGGGATCGGAAAACGGGGCGGATACAAATGCGTCCGTGGAGAGGAGGCTCAAGGCGGCTCACGTCTTCACCTCCTGGACCAACCCGAAGTTCATATCGACCATGGCCCGCGCGATAATCGCGGACAAGTCGAAGGCGCTGGTGCTCACCTTCGACCCGGTGCAGGAGAATTTCTCCGGTGCCAGGGGATTCGCCGTGCTGATCAGGGACCCCATAGACGTCTCGGACCTCTCGTGGACTTACGAGGCGGACTGGTCACGCGTGCTCGTGAAACGAAAACAGAGCTCGCTGGCGTGGGAGCCGGACGGGGCGAAGGCGAAGCTCTTCGACATCATCCACGGCGCCACGGCGTCGATCGACATCTACGCCGACGACGTGAAGGACCCCGAGATCGAGGAGTCGCTGGCCCAGGCGGTCAAACGGGGCGTCATCGTGCGGCTGCTCGCAGGCAGCAGCGCCGTGTGCTCCAGCGCGGGCCTCACGAGGCTCACCATGGACGGGGTGACGGTCAGATGCATGCCGAAGCTCACCCTTGCCGCAAGGGCGATAATAGCGGACGACGGACGCGGCTCGCATCTCGCGATGCTGGGCATATCGAGGCTCGAGTCGAAGCGCAGCAGTCAGACGCGCGGACTCGGCGTCGTAGTATCGGACGAGAAAAGGCTCGGCCGCCTCAGAGAGACGTTTTTACGGGACTGGAACGGCGCGAAGTAGTCCCCTTCACCAGAAGCGATATTCCTTCGTGGTGCTCGCCACCCACGGCTTCTCCTTGTCATAGGAGTAGGGGTTCCCGAACGGATCGACGATCTCCCCCTTCTCATTGACCCTGATGCTGGCGAGATTCACGAAACCCTGCTTCTTAGAATCTCCGGGGAGGACATACTTGGACCTGCAGAGTTTCACCAGGTTGTCCGGTTTCTTTTGCTCCATCATCGTATAGAGCGCGACTCCATTGCGCAGCATCCTGAGCTCTCCGGTGAGCTGTTTCTGCTTCGCGACGTTCCTCTCCTGCAGGAAGCTGTTCAGCAGGAAGGAGAACGTCACCACGAACACGACGATCAGTATCACCACTTCCAGAGCACCCCTTTTCGAACTCTTGATATCCATGCTTGCTCCTTTCTCACAGATGTTATTTGATCAACCTGTCATATAGGGAAAAAACGATCTCGATGAGTATCAGCAATATGATCATCCACTCGAGCGAGTTCGCTGTCCGGTTCTGCAGGAGGTCCGCGATGAGCTCCAGGTTTTCCTGAACCATGCGCAGCTTGTAGTCGATCGTCTTGTAGCGCTCCCTGATCTCCAGCATCTCGAATGCGCCGCGATAGAGGCTGTCCAGGGTCTGGTCGTTCCAGGTCTCCTCGGGTTTGTCGAGCAGATAGAGCGACGCCACGAGATCCTGCTTGATGGTTATGCACTTGCCGATGAAGCGCTTGATGCTGCGGCCGGTGCGAACCAGCCTGCCGTGCTTTTTCAGCGTCCGGCCGATCTCGGTGGCCTCGCCCACCATCTGGTCGACCTTGATCTCGAAGTGCTCGAGCGCCATGGACTGCGCCAGCGCCAGCGCCAGTATGTCGATGCGGTCGACGGAGAGTTTGTCCAGGATCGCGCGCTCGAAGCCGACCGAGCAGACCGCCCCGCGCCTGTGCTCCACCGCGAAGTCCTCGCTCGTCAAGAGCTCCGGCCCGTAGCCCATGATCGTCTTGATGCGCTCGATCACGTCCGCGCGGCGCTCAGGGGTGACGTTGAAGAAGATCACGGCGCCGAATCGATAGACGAAAAAGAAGCTGTCGTCGGCGTCCCTGTACACGAGCCTGTTGGCGGACTGGAGCAGGGTCTGCTTTTCGAAGAGGCGATCCAAGTCCTTGAGCTTGAGCGTCTCGGTCAGGTGATAGCCGTGAAAGATGTAGGTGCCCTGCTGGTTCTTGCCCCCGTCCATGGCCCAGGACAATACAACCCGCAGGGGCCGCACGCAAGTGCCTAAAGCGGCCAGTTTTTCTTTGTCTTTTACGGACATTGCGGGTACTTTTTCGCGCGTCTGCAAAGGAGGGGCGGATGAAACTTTCCGAGAGGGGCGCGATCAGATCGGCGATAGCGGACGGGGGCTTCGGCCTTTATCCGGCGGGCAGGCTGATGGATTCGATAAAGGCGGGGCTCTCGGGCGACGACCTGCGCGGCGACTTCGACCCCTCGGCCACCGCGGAAAAGGTCCTCCGCGCGCAGGGCCCGGGGGAGCCCCAGGCCAGGGCCGTCTTCGAGCAGGACATTTCCCTCCTCGTGGAGAGGCTTCGGACGATGAATCCGGAGTACGACATCGACTCGGTCTTCGACAGGATGCAGGCGGAGGCGCCCGCCCTCGCGAAGCGCTACTATGGGATCGCCTCATTCGACGCCCCCAGGCCGCGCGTGCTCGAGTACTTCTTCGAGGGCATCAACGACATGTACAAGGACGGCGACTGGTTCGCCTTCAACGTGAACAGGGCCGAGTCCGCGGAGATGAACGTACCGATCGGCACCTACTTCAAGCGCGACCAGGTCTCTCCGGGGCAGCCGGAGTTCGTGGCCATGCACGAGGTCAACCACGCAATGCAGGACATAGCCGCATCGCCGGATGGCTTTCAC containing:
- a CDS encoding deoxynucleoside kinase gives rise to the protein MPSQNQMSYIAVDGPIGAGKTTLAKMLSEDIGAHLCLEPAEKNPFLAEFYKDRQRNAFKTQIFFLLNRYQQQLELRQRDLFARELICDYTFAKDLIFAKVNLSEEELKLYNTIFNLLRERLPKPDLVIYMKADSSVLLSRIKKRGVDYERPISQEYLEQLTESYSRYFLDYDETPLLVVDTSRQNYLENAEDFQNIKRAILSHKGGTVHLIARS
- the panB gene encoding 3-methyl-2-oxobutanoate hydroxymethyltransferase produces the protein MAKIRITDIAKKYRAGEKITMLTAYDATVARVVDEAGIDMILVGDSLGMVVQGHESTIPVTLDEVIYHTRCAVRGAGRALVVADLPFMSYQASKTQALLAAGRAMKEGAAGAVKLEGGLEMAEAVSLMTAAGIPVMAHIGLRPQRIHAMGGYKIQGKTEGEAALLIEEARAFERAGAFSLVLEGVAIETAREITEAVNIPTIGIGCGPHCSGQVLVIYDMLGLNPTFSPAFLKVYADGHRMITSAVKDYIDEVKAGRFPTEGHGFKRNRQQ
- the panC gene encoding pantoate--beta-alanine ligase, with protein sequence MKSFHTASDMRSWSRQEKAAGRRVAFVPTMGALHEGHLSLMREGKRRAPSLAVSIYVNPTQFGPNEDFGKYPRELKSDLTKCESTGVDAVFLPTDGEMYPDGFQTFVTVEEVTKNLCGASRPEHFRGVATVVAKLFNIVEPDVALFGEKDFQQLVVIRRMAQDLRIPVEIAGCPIVREPDGLAMSSRNKYLSPAERMSALSLHCSLGAAVEMAKSGESSAERIISKVRETIECDGGVRIDYAKIVDSETMEDVVEIKRPALLALAAFVGRTRLIDNVLLP
- a CDS encoding phospholipase D-like domain-containing protein, yielding MNIRSSIPILIAAILLSAADCNAAPAPAVNLAVLPEDGATQIIKIISEASSGIDFVAHRFEEGPIADALAAAAARGVRVRVMLDKGSENGADTNASVERRLKAAHVFTSWTNPKFISTMARAIIADKSKALVLTFDPVQENFSGARGFAVLIRDPIDVSDLSWTYEADWSRVLVKRKQSSLAWEPDGAKAKLFDIIHGATASIDIYADDVKDPEIEESLAQAVKRGVIVRLLAGSSAVCSSAGLTRLTMDGVTVRCMPKLTLAARAIIADDGRGSHLAMLGISRLESKRSSQTRGLGVVVSDEKRLGRLRETFLRDWNGAK
- a CDS encoding RMD1 family protein, producing MDGGKNQQGTYIFHGYHLTETLKLKDLDRLFEKQTLLQSANRLVYRDADDSFFFVYRFGAVIFFNVTPERRADVIERIKTIMGYGPELLTSEDFAVEHRRGAVCSVGFERAILDKLSVDRIDILALALAQSMALEHFEIKVDQMVGEATEIGRTLKKHGRLVRTGRSIKRFIGKCITIKQDLVASLYLLDKPEETWNDQTLDSLYRGAFEMLEIRERYKTIDYKLRMVQENLELIADLLQNRTANSLEWMIILLILIEIVFSLYDRLIK